One stretch of Streptomyces agglomeratus DNA includes these proteins:
- a CDS encoding carbohydrate kinase family protein: MIVVAGESLIDLVPQGTGALAPLSPRPGGGPYNTAVALGRLGSRTSFCSRISADGFGEALLDGLRTAGVDTSLVQRGTEPTTLAVATVGTDGSAGYGFYAQGTADRLFELPASALPDGVRALALGTCSLVLEPGASAYEALLRREAGRGVFTLLDPNIRAGLIPDRDGYRARFRSWLPYVTLLKVSQEDAAWLGGSVEEWLAAGPAAVVLTRGEEGMTVRTRGSGADVGVPAVRVGVADTIGAGDTVNAALLHRLSEHDALSAPAVGALDPAAWTDILTFAARAAAVTCSRPGADPPYATELAG, encoded by the coding sequence GTGATCGTCGTCGCCGGAGAGTCCCTCATCGACCTGGTGCCGCAAGGGACGGGCGCGCTGGCGCCCCTGTCTCCGCGGCCCGGCGGGGGCCCGTACAACACCGCTGTGGCCCTGGGGCGGCTCGGCTCCCGTACGTCGTTCTGTTCCCGGATCTCGGCGGACGGCTTCGGCGAGGCACTGCTCGACGGCTTGCGGACAGCCGGGGTGGACACCTCGCTGGTGCAGCGCGGTACGGAGCCCACGACGCTGGCGGTGGCGACGGTCGGCACCGACGGATCGGCCGGATACGGCTTCTACGCGCAGGGCACGGCGGACCGGCTCTTCGAGCTCCCCGCCTCGGCTCTCCCGGACGGTGTACGGGCCCTGGCGCTCGGGACCTGTTCCCTGGTGCTGGAGCCGGGCGCGAGCGCGTACGAGGCGCTGCTGCGACGTGAGGCGGGGCGCGGGGTCTTCACCCTGCTCGACCCGAACATCCGGGCCGGCCTGATCCCGGATCGGGACGGCTACCGGGCCCGCTTCAGGAGCTGGCTGCCGTACGTCACGCTGCTCAAGGTGTCGCAGGAGGACGCGGCGTGGCTCGGCGGGTCGGTGGAGGAATGGCTGGCGGCCGGTCCCGCGGCGGTGGTGCTGACGCGGGGCGAGGAGGGGATGACCGTACGGACACGGGGCTCCGGGGCCGATGTGGGCGTTCCGGCGGTTCGGGTGGGGGTGGCCGACACGATCGGTGCGGGCGACACGGTGAACGCGGCGCTGCTGCACCGGCTTTCGGAGCACGACGCGCTGTCCGCGCCGGCCGTGGGGGCGCTCGACCCGGCCGCGTGGACAGACATCCTCACCTTCGCGGCCCGTGCGGCCGCGGTCACGTGTTCGCGC
- a CDS encoding Rieske (2Fe-2S) protein translates to MSGQSAPRRTVLKGAVLAGAAGLGVAACSTESKLGHAKPLPSTPVNLGTADAVPVGSAKLYREQRIIVSCPAEGKYTAFSAQCTHAGCVLDKIVEGEGNCPCHGSRFDVTTGEVLQGPATVPLPAIPVRAEGGELITGTGTGKDAGAASEGPNA, encoded by the coding sequence ATGTCCGGCCAGTCAGCCCCCCGCCGCACCGTGCTGAAGGGCGCAGTCCTCGCCGGCGCGGCCGGACTGGGGGTGGCGGCCTGCTCCACCGAGTCGAAGCTCGGCCACGCCAAGCCGCTGCCGTCCACGCCCGTGAACCTCGGGACGGCCGACGCGGTCCCGGTCGGGAGCGCCAAGCTCTACCGGGAGCAGCGGATCATCGTGAGCTGCCCGGCCGAGGGGAAGTACACGGCCTTCAGCGCGCAGTGCACGCACGCGGGCTGTGTCCTGGACAAGATCGTGGAGGGCGAAGGCAACTGCCCCTGTCACGGCAGCCGCTTCGACGTCACGACAGGTGAGGTCCTCCAGGGCCCGGCGACCGTGCCGCTGCCCGCCATCCCGGTCAGGGCCGAGGGCGGCGAACTCATCACCGGTACGGGCACAGGCAAGGACGCCGGCGCGGCTTCCGAGGGCCCGAACGCCTGA
- a CDS encoding papain-like cysteine protease family protein, with amino-acid sequence MRNRKRRLSPAVVTAAVLLCVPATTTSAMAATTATATATGNATTAATATAVTATDTAEPSAVLAAKRLDITMQAQQKTNWCWAAGGNTIAAWFGRNHTQNQFCNAAFGRQQGTECPNSQATLGNVQNGLAWAGVNPGTYVSGWLRYPTVQTEINADRPIETRIQWQSGGGHMHVVYGYDTANSWVYWGDPWATGDRYNWASHSWYVNNNSFSWTHSLYRTGA; translated from the coding sequence ATGCGCAACCGAAAGAGACGGCTCTCCCCGGCCGTCGTGACCGCCGCAGTCCTGCTCTGCGTCCCCGCCACTACGACCAGCGCCATGGCAGCCACCACGGCCACCGCCACGGCCACCGGCAACGCCACCACGGCCGCCACCGCCACGGCCGTCACTGCCACCGACACCGCCGAGCCGTCGGCCGTGCTCGCCGCCAAGCGCCTCGACATCACGATGCAGGCCCAGCAGAAGACGAACTGGTGCTGGGCGGCCGGCGGCAACACCATCGCCGCCTGGTTCGGCAGGAACCACACCCAGAACCAGTTCTGCAACGCAGCCTTCGGCCGCCAGCAGGGCACCGAATGCCCCAACAGCCAGGCCACTCTCGGGAACGTCCAGAACGGCCTCGCATGGGCGGGCGTCAACCCCGGTACGTACGTGAGCGGCTGGCTCCGCTACCCGACCGTACAGACCGAGATCAACGCCGACCGCCCCATAGAGACCCGCATCCAGTGGCAGAGCGGTGGCGGTCACATGCACGTCGTCTACGGCTACGACACCGCGAACAGCTGGGTCTACTGGGGCGACCCCTGGGCCACCGGCGACCGCTACAACTGGGCGTCCCACAGCTGGTACGTCAACAACAACTCCTTCTCCTGGACCCACTCGCTCTACCGGACAGGGGCGTGA
- the uvrC gene encoding excinuclease ABC subunit UvrC — MADPSSYRPKPGQIPDSPGVYKFRDEHRRVIYVGKAKSLRPRLSSYFQDLANLHPRTRTMVTTAASVEWTVVSTEVEALQLEYSWIKEFDPRFNVKYRDDKSYPSLAVTLNEEFPRVQVMRGPKKKGVRYFGPYGHAWAIRETVDLMLRVFPVRTCSAGVFKNAARTGRPCLLGYIGKCSAPCVGRVTPGEHRELAEEFCDFMAGRTGQYLKRIEQQMHEAAEDMEYERAARLRDDIGALRRALEKNTVVFNDATDADLIALAEDELEAAVQIFHVRGGRVRGQRGWVTDKVEAVDTAGLVEHALQQLYGEEQGDAVPKEVLVPAMPEDAPAVSQWLAERRGANVSLRIPQRGDKKDLMATVQRNAQQALVLHKTKRASDLTTRSRALEEIAEALGLDSAPLRIECFDISHLQGDDVVASMVVFEDGLPRKSEYRRFQIKTFEGQDDVRSMHEVLTRRFRRYLQEKERTGEWIQENGATEVSAEPDPNGEDDGRPKRFAYPPQLVVVDGGQPQVAAAQRALDELGIDDIAVCGLAKRLEEVWVPGEDDPVVLPRTSEGLYLLQRVRDTAHDFAIRYQRTKRAKRFRAGPLDEVPGLGETRKHALIKHFGSVKKLRSATIDQICEVPGIGRKTAETVAGFLAQAAPAAPAVNTATGEIIEYDEDTANAAEAAAVSPAVSPSDRGQQE, encoded by the coding sequence ATGGCAGACCCCTCCAGCTACCGCCCCAAGCCGGGACAGATCCCCGACTCGCCGGGGGTCTACAAATTCCGCGACGAGCACCGCCGGGTGATCTACGTCGGGAAGGCGAAGAGCCTGCGCCCGCGCCTGTCCTCGTACTTCCAGGACCTGGCCAATCTCCACCCGCGTACCCGCACCATGGTCACCACGGCCGCGTCCGTCGAGTGGACGGTGGTCTCCACCGAGGTGGAGGCGCTCCAGCTGGAGTACTCCTGGATCAAGGAGTTCGACCCCCGCTTCAACGTCAAGTACCGGGACGACAAGAGCTATCCGTCTCTCGCCGTGACGCTCAACGAGGAGTTCCCGAGGGTCCAGGTCATGCGCGGCCCCAAGAAGAAGGGCGTGCGCTACTTCGGTCCGTACGGTCACGCCTGGGCCATCCGCGAGACCGTCGACCTGATGCTCCGCGTCTTCCCCGTACGCACCTGCTCGGCCGGCGTCTTCAAGAACGCCGCCAGGACCGGCCGGCCCTGCCTCCTCGGCTACATCGGCAAGTGCTCCGCCCCCTGTGTGGGCCGCGTCACGCCCGGCGAGCACCGGGAACTGGCCGAGGAGTTCTGCGACTTCATGGCCGGCCGCACGGGCCAGTACCTCAAGCGCATCGAGCAGCAGATGCACGAGGCCGCCGAGGACATGGAGTACGAGAGGGCCGCCCGCCTGCGCGACGACATAGGGGCGCTGCGCCGCGCCCTGGAGAAGAACACGGTGGTGTTCAACGACGCCACCGACGCCGACCTGATCGCTCTCGCCGAGGACGAGCTGGAAGCCGCCGTGCAGATCTTCCACGTACGCGGCGGACGGGTGCGCGGCCAGCGCGGCTGGGTCACCGACAAGGTCGAGGCCGTCGACACGGCCGGCCTCGTCGAGCACGCCCTCCAGCAGCTGTACGGCGAGGAGCAGGGCGACGCGGTGCCCAAGGAGGTCCTCGTCCCGGCCATGCCCGAGGACGCCCCGGCGGTCTCCCAGTGGCTCGCGGAGCGGCGCGGGGCGAACGTGTCGCTGCGCATCCCGCAGCGCGGCGACAAGAAGGACCTCATGGCGACGGTCCAGCGCAACGCCCAGCAGGCCCTCGTCCTGCACAAGACCAAGCGCGCGTCCGACCTGACCACCCGTTCCCGCGCCCTGGAGGAGATCGCGGAGGCGCTCGGCCTGGACTCCGCCCCACTGCGCATCGAGTGCTTCGACATCTCCCACCTCCAGGGCGACGACGTGGTGGCCTCCATGGTCGTCTTCGAGGACGGGCTGCCGCGCAAGAGCGAGTACCGCCGCTTCCAGATCAAGACCTTCGAGGGCCAGGACGACGTCCGGTCCATGCACGAGGTGCTCACCCGCCGCTTCCGACGCTATCTCCAGGAGAAGGAGAGGACGGGGGAGTGGATCCAGGAGAACGGGGCCACGGAGGTGTCCGCCGAGCCGGACCCGAACGGGGAGGACGACGGCAGGCCCAAGCGTTTCGCGTACCCGCCGCAGCTCGTCGTCGTCGACGGCGGACAGCCCCAGGTGGCCGCCGCCCAGCGCGCCCTCGACGAGCTGGGCATCGACGACATCGCCGTCTGCGGCCTCGCCAAGCGGCTCGAAGAGGTCTGGGTGCCCGGCGAGGACGACCCGGTCGTCCTGCCCCGCACCAGCGAGGGCCTCTATCTGCTCCAGCGCGTCCGTGACACGGCTCACGACTTCGCCATCCGCTACCAGCGCACCAAGCGCGCCAAGCGCTTCAGGGCGGGCCCGCTGGACGAGGTGCCCGGCCTCGGTGAGACGCGCAAGCATGCCCTGATCAAGCACTTCGGTTCGGTGAAGAAGCTCCGGTCCGCGACAATCGACCAGATCTGCGAGGTTCCGGGGATAGGCCGGAAGACGGCCGAGACGGTCGCCGGGTTCCTCGCACAAGCGGCACCCGCCGCACCCGCCGTGAACACGGCGACAGGAGAGATCATTGAGTACGACGAGGACACCGCGAACGCCGCGGAAGCCGCGGCGGTCTCGCCCGCGGTCTCCCCGTCGGATCGGGGGCAGCAGGAATGA
- the rapZ gene encoding RNase adapter RapZ, whose translation MTEHHGDGADVSTGTTGDNGDTGQNGLSGNNGNNGDAAEQPIPELVIISGMSGAGRSTAAKCLEDLGWFVVDNLPPALIPTMVELGARSQGNVARIAVVVDVRGRRFFDNLRESLADLDAKEVTRRIVFLESSDDALVRRFESVRRPHPLQGDGRITDGIAAERDLLRELRGDADLVIDTSSLNVHELRAKMDAQFAGDDEPQLRATVMSFGYKYGLPVDADLVVDCRFLPNPHWVPELRPFTGLNEEVSGYVFNQPGAKEFLDQYTELLQLIAAGYRREGKRYVTIAVGCTGGKHRSVAMSEKLAARLSSAGVETVLVHRDMGRE comes from the coding sequence ATGACTGAGCACCACGGAGACGGAGCAGACGTGAGTACGGGCACCACCGGGGACAACGGGGATACCGGCCAGAACGGCCTCAGCGGGAACAACGGCAACAACGGCGACGCGGCCGAGCAGCCCATCCCCGAGCTGGTGATCATCTCGGGCATGTCGGGAGCGGGCCGCAGCACCGCCGCGAAGTGCCTCGAAGACCTCGGCTGGTTCGTCGTCGACAACCTGCCGCCCGCGCTGATCCCCACCATGGTGGAGCTCGGCGCCCGCTCGCAGGGCAACGTCGCCCGTATCGCCGTCGTGGTCGACGTCCGGGGCCGGCGCTTCTTCGACAACCTCCGCGAGTCCCTGGCCGACCTGGACGCCAAGGAGGTCACCCGGCGGATCGTCTTCCTGGAGTCCTCCGACGACGCCCTCGTGCGGCGTTTCGAATCCGTACGCCGCCCCCACCCGCTCCAGGGCGACGGCCGGATCACCGACGGCATCGCGGCCGAGCGCGACCTCCTGCGCGAGCTGCGCGGCGACGCCGACCTGGTCATCGACACCTCCAGCCTCAACGTCCACGAGCTGCGCGCCAAGATGGACGCCCAGTTCGCGGGCGACGACGAGCCGCAGCTGCGCGCCACGGTCATGTCGTTCGGCTACAAGTACGGCCTGCCGGTCGACGCCGACCTCGTCGTCGACTGCCGCTTCCTGCCGAACCCGCACTGGGTCCCGGAGCTGCGCCCCTTCACCGGCCTCAACGAAGAGGTCTCCGGGTACGTCTTCAACCAGCCGGGCGCCAAGGAGTTCCTCGACCAGTACACCGAGCTGCTCCAGCTCATCGCGGCCGGTTACCGCCGTGAGGGCAAGCGCTACGTCACCATCGCCGTCGGCTGTACGGGCGGCAAGCACCGCAGTGTCGCCATGTCGGAGAAGCTGGCCGCCCGGCTGTCCTCCGCGGGCGTGGAGACCGTCCTCGTCCACCGGGACATGGGGCGCGAGTGA
- a CDS encoding gluconeogenesis factor YvcK family protein, with amino-acid sequence MTGRNFRLRRLRGNDAARPQRKRGAQPKVVALGGGMGLSASLTALRRITGDLTAVVTVADDGGSSGRLRDELGVLPPGDLRKALAALCGDDDWGQTWSRVIQHRFSSRGDLHDHAVGNLLIVALWEQLGDHVQALDLVGRLLGAHGRVLPMSAVPLELQALVRGHDPLRPDDVDTVRGQATVALTPGEVQSVHLVPQGPPAVPEAVAAVLDADWVVLGPGSWFSSVIPHLLVPELLDALVETKARRVLSLNLAPQPGETDGFSPQRHLEVLGRHAPKLALDVVLADEAAVPDRESLADAAKRLGAAVELAPVAAPDGSPKHDPELLAAAYDRIFRMHGRIGPWR; translated from the coding sequence GTGACCGGACGCAACTTCCGCCTGCGGCGGCTGCGCGGCAATGACGCCGCGCGGCCGCAGCGCAAGCGCGGCGCCCAGCCCAAGGTGGTCGCTCTCGGCGGCGGCATGGGGCTTTCCGCGTCGCTCACGGCGCTGCGGCGCATCACCGGCGACCTGACCGCCGTGGTCACGGTCGCCGACGACGGCGGCTCCAGCGGGCGGCTGCGCGACGAGCTGGGCGTTCTGCCCCCGGGTGACCTGCGCAAGGCGCTCGCGGCGCTGTGCGGGGACGACGACTGGGGCCAGACCTGGTCACGCGTCATCCAGCACCGCTTCTCCAGCCGGGGCGACCTGCACGACCACGCCGTCGGCAATCTGCTGATCGTCGCCCTGTGGGAGCAGCTCGGGGACCACGTCCAGGCCCTGGACCTGGTCGGCCGGCTCCTCGGAGCGCACGGCCGGGTGCTGCCCATGTCCGCCGTGCCCCTGGAGCTCCAGGCGCTCGTACGGGGGCACGACCCTCTGCGGCCGGACGACGTGGACACGGTCCGCGGCCAGGCCACCGTGGCGCTCACCCCCGGTGAGGTGCAGTCCGTACACCTCGTCCCGCAGGGCCCGCCGGCCGTCCCCGAGGCTGTCGCCGCCGTGCTCGACGCGGACTGGGTGGTGCTCGGTCCCGGCTCCTGGTTCTCCTCGGTGATTCCGCACCTCCTGGTGCCCGAGCTGCTCGACGCGCTCGTCGAGACGAAGGCCCGCCGGGTCCTGTCGCTCAACCTCGCGCCGCAACCCGGAGAAACCGATGGGTTCTCTCCGCAGCGTCATTTGGAGGTTTTGGGACGACACGCCCCTAAACTCGCCCTGGACGTGGTGTTGGCCGACGAGGCTGCCGTGCCCGATCGCGAGTCCCTCGCCGATGCCGCCAAGCGGCTCGGAGCCGCGGTCGAGCTGGCGCCGGTCGCCGCGCCCGATGGCTCCCCGAAGCACGACCCGGAGCTGTTGGCCGCCGCGTACGACCGTATTTTTCGGATGCATGGAAGGATCGGCCCATGGCGATGA
- the whiA gene encoding DNA-binding protein WhiA: MAMTAAVKDEISRLPVTRTCCRKAEVSAILRFAGGLHLVSGRIVIEAELDVSFAARRLKKDILEIFGHHSELVVMAPSGLRRGSRYLVRVVAGGDQLARQTGLVDGRGRPIRGLPPQVVSGATCDAEAAWRGAFLAHGSLTEPGRSSSLEVTCPGPEAALALVGAARRLSIGAKAREVRGVDRVVVRDGDAIGALLTRLGAHESVLAWEERRMRREVRATANRLANFDDANLRRSARAAVAAGARVGRALEILGEEVPEHLAAAGRLRMDHKQASLEELGALADPPLTKDAVAGRIRRLLAMADKRAQDLGIPGTESTITEEMADGLVG, encoded by the coding sequence ATGGCGATGACGGCAGCGGTGAAGGACGAAATCTCCCGGCTTCCCGTCACCCGGACCTGCTGCAGGAAGGCGGAGGTCTCGGCGATTCTTCGGTTCGCGGGCGGGCTGCACCTGGTGAGCGGCCGGATTGTGATCGAGGCGGAGCTGGACGTGAGCTTCGCGGCCCGCAGGCTCAAGAAGGACATCCTGGAGATTTTCGGGCACCACTCCGAGCTGGTGGTGATGGCGCCGAGCGGTCTGCGACGCGGCTCCCGTTACCTCGTACGGGTGGTCGCGGGCGGCGACCAGCTGGCACGCCAGACCGGGCTGGTCGACGGCCGCGGCCGCCCCATCCGCGGTCTGCCCCCGCAGGTCGTCTCCGGCGCCACGTGTGACGCCGAGGCCGCCTGGCGTGGCGCGTTCCTCGCGCACGGCTCGCTCACCGAGCCCGGCCGTTCGTCCTCGCTGGAGGTCACCTGTCCGGGCCCCGAGGCCGCCCTCGCCCTCGTCGGCGCCGCCCGCAGACTCTCCATCGGCGCCAAGGCGCGCGAGGTGCGCGGCGTGGACCGTGTCGTCGTACGGGACGGAGACGCCATTGGCGCGCTGCTGACCCGCCTCGGCGCGCACGAGTCGGTGCTGGCCTGGGAGGAGCGGCGGATGCGCCGCGAGGTCCGCGCCACCGCGAACCGCCTCGCCAACTTCGACGACGCCAACCTGCGCCGCTCCGCGCGGGCCGCGGTCGCCGCGGGTGCCCGGGTCGGACGCGCGCTGGAGATCCTCGGCGAGGAGGTGCCCGAGCACCTCGCCGCCGCCGGACGGCTGCGCATGGACCACAAGCAGGCATCCCTGGAGGAGCTGGGCGCGCTGGCCGACCCGCCGCTCACGAAGGACGCCGTGGCGGGCCGTATCCGCCGCCTGCTCGCCATGGCCGACAAGCGGGCCCAGGACCTCGGCATCCCCGGCACGGAGTCCACGATCACCGAGGAGATGGCCGACGGCCTGGTCGGCTGA
- a CDS encoding M14 family metallopeptidase, whose protein sequence is MRRRARSILAAGALLIGGATVAPAAQAEGPRAGGAEAGTDAVKVFSADVTKEQIPLLLAAGQDAHEMGERAPEKGTARVELFLTDAQARELAAKGVRNLAERKVSAKTESRIAAAGDDVYRPYSGKGNLQEEIVRTGHAHPDLTKVVSLGKTVQGKDILALKVSKGAKKTKDGAKPSVLYLSNQHAREWITPEMTRRLMHHYLDRYGKDRRITKIVDSTELWFVLSANPDGYDWTHDPAGDRLWRKNMRDTDADGKYTASDGVDLNRNFAYKWGYDNEGSSPNPASSTYRGASPMSEPETRALDRLQKRIGFEYGINYHSAAELILYGVGWQVATPTPDDVLYKALAGTPEKPAVPGYYPQVSSELYTTNGEADGHAANVNGTMMFTPEMTTCQTASNIDPDDRWKPEDCQSGFNFPDDEKLIQAEFAKNVPFALSVAETAAHPDRPSSAVGMEAPDFTVDPFTTSYARWADQEISVTARKSVRDKELRYRVNGGRVHDQKLRPWKGGETFGGEDNLHFDEYRAKVQDGDVGDKVEVWFTGRTKAGERVSSEHFTYTLADRPRADVLVIAEEGAPAHHTRTYVDALATTGHRAAVWDVATQGAPHALGVLSHFRTVVHYTGAKAPTGPTQLALRAFLNEGGKLLEAGELTGGNAVVGRASTNDFSQYYLGAYGRSSAPGATAFSGLGPLAGTAGPLAGAPGNPLDAPGAYISTSSVLPAAQFPQFASEQAGRYTGAVNPYAPYAGQGMAAATHEDNDWKRLTRTFDLTAVSAADKPELRLALNWNTEADYDHAVMEARTDGGEDWTTLPEAGGATTATVPAECEQGYLLSGHPFLRHYLTQESDACKATGTSGAWNSFTGSSGGWKQLSFDLSAYAGKKVELSLSSITDPGSGGRGVFADDARLVVGGAEKETEGFETSLGTWTVPGAPAGSPAVAGDWTRTGELFVPYGAITTGDTVLLGFGLEQVPGAVERAELLGRVLGVLHD, encoded by the coding sequence ATGAGACGCAGAGCGAGATCGATCCTCGCAGCGGGCGCGTTACTGATCGGCGGCGCGACGGTGGCACCTGCCGCCCAGGCCGAGGGGCCGCGCGCGGGCGGAGCCGAGGCAGGCACCGACGCCGTCAAGGTGTTCAGCGCGGACGTCACGAAGGAGCAGATACCCCTGCTCCTGGCGGCCGGCCAGGACGCCCACGAGATGGGCGAACGCGCACCCGAGAAGGGCACGGCGCGCGTCGAGCTGTTCCTCACCGACGCACAGGCCCGGGAACTGGCCGCCAAGGGCGTCAGGAACCTCGCCGAGCGCAAGGTCTCCGCGAAGACGGAATCCCGTATCGCCGCCGCCGGGGACGACGTCTACCGCCCGTACAGCGGCAAGGGCAATCTCCAGGAGGAGATCGTCAGGACCGGTCACGCCCACCCGGACCTGACCAAGGTCGTCTCCCTCGGCAAGACCGTCCAGGGCAAGGACATCCTCGCCCTCAAGGTCAGCAAGGGCGCGAAGAAGACCAAGGACGGCGCCAAGCCCTCCGTGCTGTACCTGTCCAACCAGCACGCCCGTGAGTGGATCACCCCGGAGATGACGCGGCGGCTGATGCACCACTACCTGGACCGGTACGGCAAGGACCGCCGCATCACGAAGATCGTGGACTCCACCGAGCTCTGGTTCGTGCTCTCCGCCAACCCGGACGGATACGACTGGACCCACGACCCGGCCGGCGACCGCCTCTGGCGCAAGAACATGCGCGACACCGACGCGGACGGCAAGTACACCGCGAGCGACGGCGTCGACCTCAACCGCAACTTCGCCTACAAGTGGGGCTACGACAACGAGGGTTCGTCGCCCAACCCCGCAAGCTCCACGTACCGCGGCGCTTCCCCCATGTCCGAGCCCGAGACCCGGGCGCTGGACCGCCTCCAGAAGCGCATCGGTTTCGAGTACGGCATCAACTACCACTCCGCCGCCGAACTGATCCTCTACGGAGTCGGCTGGCAGGTCGCGACGCCCACCCCGGACGACGTGCTCTACAAGGCGCTCGCGGGAACGCCCGAAAAGCCGGCCGTTCCCGGGTACTACCCGCAGGTCTCCTCCGAGCTCTACACCACCAACGGCGAGGCCGACGGACACGCGGCCAACGTCAACGGCACGATGATGTTCACCCCCGAGATGACCACCTGCCAGACGGCGTCGAACATCGACCCCGACGACCGGTGGAAGCCCGAGGACTGCCAGTCCGGGTTCAACTTCCCCGACGACGAGAAGCTGATCCAGGCGGAGTTCGCCAAGAACGTCCCCTTCGCGCTCTCCGTCGCGGAGACCGCCGCGCACCCCGACCGGCCGTCCTCGGCCGTCGGCATGGAGGCACCCGACTTCACCGTCGACCCCTTCACGACGTCGTACGCGCGGTGGGCCGACCAGGAAATCTCCGTCACCGCCCGTAAGTCGGTGCGCGACAAGGAGCTCAGGTACCGCGTCAACGGCGGCCGCGTCCACGACCAGAAGCTGCGCCCCTGGAAGGGCGGCGAGACCTTCGGCGGCGAGGACAACCTGCACTTCGACGAGTACCGCGCCAAGGTCCAGGACGGCGACGTCGGCGACAAGGTCGAGGTCTGGTTCACCGGGCGCACCAAGGCCGGCGAACGCGTCTCCAGCGAGCACTTCACGTACACCCTCGCCGACCGCCCCAGGGCGGACGTCCTGGTGATCGCCGAGGAAGGGGCCCCCGCACATCACACCCGGACCTACGTCGACGCGCTCGCGACCACCGGACACAGGGCCGCCGTGTGGGACGTCGCCACCCAGGGCGCCCCGCACGCCCTCGGCGTGCTCTCCCACTTCCGTACGGTCGTCCACTACACCGGCGCGAAGGCCCCCACCGGCCCCACCCAGCTCGCCCTGCGCGCCTTCCTCAACGAGGGCGGCAAACTCCTGGAGGCCGGTGAACTCACGGGCGGCAACGCGGTGGTGGGCCGCGCCTCGACGAACGACTTCAGCCAGTACTACCTCGGTGCCTACGGACGGAGCAGCGCGCCCGGAGCCACCGCTTTCAGCGGCCTCGGCCCGCTGGCCGGTACGGCCGGTCCGCTGGCCGGCGCGCCCGGCAACCCGCTGGACGCCCCGGGAGCGTACATCTCCACGTCGTCGGTGCTGCCGGCCGCGCAGTTCCCCCAGTTCGCCAGTGAGCAGGCGGGCCGCTACACCGGCGCCGTCAACCCGTACGCCCCGTACGCCGGTCAGGGCATGGCGGCCGCGACCCACGAGGACAACGACTGGAAGCGGCTCACCAGGACCTTCGACCTCACCGCGGTGAGCGCCGCCGACAAACCGGAGCTGCGCCTCGCCCTGAACTGGAACACCGAGGCCGATTACGACCACGCCGTCATGGAGGCCCGCACCGACGGCGGCGAGGACTGGACGACGCTGCCGGAGGCGGGCGGCGCCACCACCGCCACCGTCCCGGCGGAGTGCGAGCAGGGCTACCTGCTCAGCGGTCACCCGTTCCTGAGGCACTACCTGACCCAGGAGTCCGACGCCTGCAAGGCCACCGGCACCTCCGGGGCGTGGAACAGCTTCACCGGCTCCTCCGGCGGCTGGAAGCAGCTCTCCTTCGACCTGAGCGCCTACGCGGGCAAGAAGGTCGAGCTCTCGCTCAGCAGCATCACCGACCCGGGCTCCGGCGGCCGCGGTGTCTTCGCGGACGACGCACGGCTCGTCGTGGGCGGCGCGGAGAAGGAGACGGAGGGCTTCGAGACGTCGCTCGGCACCTGGACGGTGCCCGGCGCACCGGCGGGCAGCCCCGCCGTGGCGGGCGACTGGACCCGCACGGGAGAGCTCTTCGTCCCGTACGGCGCGATCACGACCGGCGACACCGTGCTCCTCGGCTTCGGCCTGGAGCAGGTACCCGGCGCGGTCGAGCGGGCGGAGCTGCTCGGCAGGGTGCTGGGTGTCCTGCACGACTGA